From Aedes albopictus strain Foshan chromosome 1, AalbF5, whole genome shotgun sequence, one genomic window encodes:
- the LOC109400886 gene encoding regulator of G-protein signaling 7-like — MVTKKTVDIEKERLTKKMCSNSGTSGASSGGGTGPLVSFSAGTTHHAPHSQDAPNILVYKKMEAIIEKMQAEGSGVSVRTVKAFMSKVPSVFTGADLIAWITQNLTVEDVTEALHLAHLLASHGYLFPIDDHQLTVKNDGTFYRFQTPYFWPSNFWEPENTDYAIYLCKRTMQNKTRLELADYEAENLAKLQKMFSRKWEFIFMQAEAQSKVDKKRDKLERKVLDSQERAFWDVHRPMPGCVNTTEVDIKKAYRRGASSLGSGSANTAANSNPAETMAKTINLLKQKLERRTIKVSKAAESYVSYYEQYSEFDYFLTAPEYPNPWQSDSTELWDTEKQGKDIAMKRVKRWGFSLRELLNDPIGREQFTKFLDKEFSGENLKFWEAIQQMKALPQSQIKDAANAIWDEYLAPDAACPVNIDSKSLELAREAIKEGGGSSPSRWCFDVAADHVFYLMKSDSYSRYLRSDMYKEFLNGTKKKTSVRGLRIFSGRKDTPVIN, encoded by the exons ATGGTCACTAAGAAGACAGTGGACATAGAGAAAGAAAGGCTAACAAAGAAAATGTGTTCAAATAGTGGTACGAGTGGAGCTAGTTCCGGTGGTGGCACTGGTCCTTTGGTCAGCTTCAGTGCGGGGACGACCCACCATGCTCCTCACAGCCAGGATGCACCCAACATTCTGGTGTACAAGAAGATGGAAGCCATCATTGAAAAAATGCAGGCCGAAGGCTCCGGAGTGTCCGTGCGCACGGTCAAAGCCTTCATGAGTAAGGTTCCATCGGTGTTCACCGGAGCTGACCTAATCGCATGGATCACCCAGAATCTCACCGTTGAAGACGTAACGGAGGCCTTGCATCTGGCTCATCTCCTGGCTTCCCACGGTTATCTATTTCCGATCGACGACCATCAGCTGACAGTGAAGAACGACGGAACCTTCTATCGCTTCCAGACGCCCTACTTCTGGCCATCCAATTTCTGGGAACCGGAGAACACAGACTACGCTATCTATCTCTGCAAGCGTACCATGCAGAACAAAACTCGCCTGGAGCTGGCCGACTACGAGGCCGAAAACCTAGCCAAACTACAGAAAATGTTCTCCCGAAAGTGGGAGTTCATATTCATGCAGGCGGAAGCGCAGAGCAAGGTGGACAAGAAGCGGGACAAGCTCGAGCGCAAGGTGCTCGATTCGCAAGAGCGCGCCTTCTGGGACGTGCACCGTCCAATGCCCGGTTGTGTCAACACCACGGAAGTGGACATCAAGAAAGCCTATCGCCGCGGGGCCTCCAGTCTTGGGTCCGGTTCGGCCAACACCGCAGCCAATAGTAACCCGGCGGAAACCATGGCCAAGACAATCAATCTCCTGAAGCAGAAACTCGAACGACGGACCATCAAGGTTTCGAAGGCTGCCGAATC ATACGTTTCGTACTACGAACAGTACAGTGAGTTTGACTACTTTCTAACGGCGCCGGAATATCCGAATCCTTGGCAATCGGACAGTACTGAACTTTGGGACACGGAAAAGCAGGG CAAAGACATCGCCATGAAACGGGTCAAGCGGTGGGGATTCAGCTTGCGGGAGCTTTTGAACGATCCGATCGGACGGGAGCAGTTTACGAAGTTTCTCGACAAGGAATTTAGTGGAGAGAATCTCAA GTTCTGGGAAGCGATCCAGCAGATGAAGGCCCTGCCGCAGTCCCAGATCAAGGACGCTGCCAACGCCATCTGGGACGAGTACCTGGCACCAGACGCCGCCTGTCCCGTCAACATCGACTCCAAATCGTTGGAACTGGCCCGGGAAGCGATCAAGGAGGGCGGCGGCAGCAGCCCGAGCCGTTGGTGTTTCGATGTCGCGGCCGACCACGTGTTCTATCTGATGAAGAGCGATTCCTACTCGCGCTATCTGCGGTCCGACATGTACAAGGAGTTCCTGAACGGGACGAAGAAGAAG ACATCGGTGCGAGGACTTCGAATATTCTCCGGCAGAAAAGATACACCTGTGATAAACTAA